In the genome of Pirellulales bacterium, one region contains:
- a CDS encoding DUF1854 domain-containing protein encodes MPSDAASLPPSAEFEVRHNALGRLELIDGAGRRHEDVEPIRAFPISDPDRGISICDRDGHELYWIDHLSALSPAVRAVLEADLSQREFIPVVRRIVRMAAFSEPSEWVVETDRGQTQFLLGNEEDVHRIDAKRAMIVDTNGVRYLIADIGALDGHSRRILERYL; translated from the coding sequence ATGCCGTCCGACGCCGCTTCCCTTCCGCCGTCCGCCGAATTCGAAGTGCGGCATAATGCGCTCGGCCGCTTGGAATTGATCGATGGCGCCGGCCGGCGGCATGAAGATGTCGAGCCGATCCGCGCATTTCCGATTTCCGATCCCGACCGCGGAATTTCAATCTGCGATCGCGATGGACACGAGCTTTATTGGATTGATCACTTGTCGGCCCTGTCGCCGGCGGTTCGCGCCGTGCTCGAAGCCGACCTGAGCCAGCGGGAATTCATTCCAGTCGTCCGCCGGATCGTGCGCATGGCGGCGTTTTCGGAGCCCTCGGAATGGGTCGTGGAAACCGACCGCGGCCAAACGCAATTCCTGCTCGGCAACGAAGAAGACGTGCACCGCATCGACGCCAAACGAGCGATGATCGTCGACACCAACGGCGTCCGCTATCTAATCGCCGACATCGGCGCCCTAGACGGCCACAGCCGCCGGATTCTCGAGCGCTATTTGTAG
- a CDS encoding glycosyltransferase family 9 protein: MTTIGPMRILIVRLSAVGDTVHGLPVLSALRDHLPNAYLSWVVEERAAAVLEGHPALDRLIVAPRRWLRSPMAVWRLTRQMRAVRPQIAIDLQGLTKSAVAARLSGAPVRIGATSPDGREFSTWLNNRLVSQTGTHVVDRYLELLGPLGISRPAVRFDVPRQAADEFSMGRFVRERGLGGGFALLNPGAGWVSKRWPIERFAAVARHLGRNRRLPSVVVWAGAQERAWADQIITTSSGFAHMAPPTSLGELAELARRARLFVGSDTGPLHLAAAVGTPCVGLYGPVSALKNGPYGAAHIAIQRMLVEGSSRERREASDESMRAIEITDVCNAADRLLGQQEPQPSIPPWNSIPWATSASAA; encoded by the coding sequence ATGACGACGATTGGTCCCATGCGAATCCTCATCGTGCGGCTCAGTGCGGTCGGCGATACGGTGCACGGCCTGCCCGTGTTATCCGCTTTGCGCGATCATTTGCCCAATGCCTATTTATCATGGGTGGTCGAAGAGCGTGCGGCTGCAGTGCTCGAGGGGCATCCGGCGTTGGATCGCCTGATCGTGGCCCCGCGGCGTTGGCTGCGCAGCCCGATGGCCGTGTGGCGGTTGACGCGGCAGATGCGAGCCGTTCGCCCGCAAATCGCCATCGATCTACAAGGTCTGACCAAGAGCGCCGTGGCAGCGCGGCTTTCCGGAGCTCCCGTGCGTATCGGGGCCACTTCGCCCGACGGACGCGAATTCAGCACGTGGCTGAACAATCGCCTGGTCTCGCAGACCGGCACGCACGTCGTCGATCGCTATTTGGAGTTGCTCGGGCCGCTCGGCATTTCGCGGCCGGCGGTGAGATTCGACGTGCCACGTCAGGCCGCGGATGAATTCAGCATGGGACGATTCGTCCGCGAGCGCGGTCTCGGCGGCGGGTTTGCACTTTTAAACCCGGGAGCCGGCTGGGTTTCGAAGCGTTGGCCGATCGAACGATTCGCGGCGGTTGCCCGGCATTTGGGGCGCAATCGCCGTTTGCCGAGCGTCGTGGTTTGGGCCGGCGCGCAGGAACGTGCGTGGGCCGACCAGATTATCACCACCTCTTCCGGATTCGCTCACATGGCTCCGCCGACATCGCTCGGCGAACTTGCCGAATTGGCCCGGCGGGCCCGCTTGTTCGTCGGCTCCGACACAGGGCCTTTGCATCTGGCCGCCGCGGTCGGCACGCCCTGCGTGGGATTGTATGGACCGGTATCGGCCCTCAAGAACGGACCGTACGGGGCAGCGCATATCGCCATCCAGCGAATGCTCGTCGAAGGATCGAGCCGCGAGCGCCGCGAAGCCAGCGACGAATCGATGCGCGCGATCGAAATCACCGATGTTTGTAACGCTGCCGATCGGTTGCTCGGTCAGCAAGAGCCGCAGCCCTCGATCCCCCCTTGGAATTCGATCCCGTGGGCCACGAGCGCCTCGGCCGCGTAA
- a CDS encoding LOG family protein has translation MSDIDSESLSLPEPPDDIPVVTEPLDRERLNELIEQIKESADKLASDQTSHGDLKILSRTLRELRYAFKVFTPYRSRRKVTVFGSARTRPTEPAYQQAVAFGHAMAQLGWLVLTGAASGIMEAGHVGAGRENSMGLNIMLPFEQSSNSIIAGDSKLVHMKYFFTRKLMFVKECDAVCLLPGGFGTLDEGLEVLTLLQTGKREMVPVVFLDQAGGDFWQPFEQFVRDRLLARGMISSEDLSLYKTTDNVDVAVNEIMQFFRVYHSMRYVKHRLVMRLTQRPTPELLDELNSEFRDIVIEGKIELSNALPEERGEPSLVALPRLVFRFNRRSLGRLRQLIDCVNRGYVRQK, from the coding sequence GTGAGCGACATCGATTCGGAATCTCTATCTTTGCCCGAGCCCCCGGACGACATTCCGGTGGTGACGGAGCCGCTCGACCGCGAGCGGCTGAATGAGCTGATCGAGCAGATCAAGGAATCGGCCGATAAGCTGGCCTCCGACCAAACGTCGCATGGCGATCTGAAGATCCTCAGCCGCACGCTTCGCGAGCTGCGCTACGCCTTCAAGGTGTTTACGCCCTATCGCTCCCGGCGGAAGGTGACCGTGTTCGGCTCGGCCCGCACGCGCCCGACCGAGCCGGCTTATCAGCAGGCGGTCGCGTTTGGCCACGCCATGGCCCAACTCGGTTGGCTCGTGCTCACCGGGGCCGCCAGCGGCATCATGGAAGCCGGGCACGTCGGCGCCGGCCGCGAAAACTCGATGGGGCTAAATATCATGCTCCCCTTCGAGCAATCGTCGAATTCGATCATCGCCGGCGATTCGAAGCTGGTGCACATGAAATATTTCTTCACGCGTAAGCTGATGTTCGTGAAGGAGTGCGACGCCGTGTGTCTTCTGCCCGGCGGATTCGGCACGCTCGACGAAGGCTTGGAAGTGCTGACGCTCTTGCAAACCGGCAAGCGAGAGATGGTGCCCGTCGTCTTTCTCGACCAAGCCGGCGGCGATTTTTGGCAGCCGTTCGAGCAATTCGTTCGCGATCGACTTCTGGCCCGCGGTATGATTTCGTCGGAAGATCTTTCGCTCTATAAGACGACCGACAATGTCGACGTGGCCGTGAACGAGATTATGCAATTCTTCCGCGTTTATCACAGCATGCGCTATGTGAAGCATCGGCTCGTAATGCGGCTGACCCAACGGCCGACACCCGAATTGCTCGACGAGCTCAATTCCGAATTTCGCGACATCGTCATCGAAGGCAAAATCGAGCTGAGCAATGCGCTGCCCGAGGAGCGCGGCGAGCCGTCGCTCGTGGCACTGCCGCGGTTGGTGTTCCGCTTCAACCGCCGCAGTCTCGGCCGACTGCGGCAATTGATCGATTGCGTAAACCGCGGCTACGTGCGGCAGAAATAG
- the pyrH gene encoding UMP kinase, producing MAVDDSASTPRYRRVVLKLSGESFCHAGERGISMTEVVHIAQQTVQAAKRGVQIAIVMGGGNILRGAQFTAGNSSIQEATAHYMGMLATVINGLALQDALESLGCETRLLTAIRMDGVAEPYIRRRARRHLEKGRIVLLAAGTGSPFVTTDTAAAQRALELEADILLKATRVDGVFSDDPEKNPHAILYRELSYSAVREQNLRVMDPTAIAQCMEHDMPILVFNFKKERNIERAVNGERVGTLIARGEGLGARGE from the coding sequence ATGGCCGTCGACGATTCCGCTTCCACGCCCCGCTATCGCCGCGTCGTATTGAAGCTTTCCGGCGAAAGTTTTTGCCACGCCGGCGAACGCGGCATCAGCATGACCGAGGTCGTGCATATCGCGCAGCAGACGGTGCAAGCGGCGAAGCGCGGCGTGCAAATCGCCATCGTCATGGGGGGCGGCAATATCCTCCGCGGCGCCCAGTTCACCGCCGGAAACTCGAGCATTCAAGAAGCGACGGCCCACTACATGGGCATGCTCGCCACCGTGATCAACGGCTTGGCCTTGCAAGACGCCCTGGAATCGCTCGGCTGCGAAACCCGCCTGCTGACGGCGATTCGCATGGATGGCGTCGCCGAGCCCTATATCCGCCGCCGAGCGCGCCGGCATTTGGAAAAGGGCCGCATCGTGCTCTTGGCTGCCGGAACCGGCAGCCCCTTCGTGACCACCGACACGGCCGCCGCGCAACGGGCCTTGGAGCTCGAAGCCGATATTTTGCTCAAGGCGACGCGGGTCGACGGGGTCTTTTCCGACGATCCCGAAAAGAACCCGCACGCGATTCTCTACCGCGAACTGTCGTATTCCGCGGTGCGCGAGCAGAACCTGCGGGTAATGGACCCCACGGCCATCGCCCAATGCATGGAACACGACATGCCAATCCTCGTTTTCAACTTCAAGAAAGAGCGGAACATCGAGCGGGCCGTGAACGGCGAGCGCGTGGGAACGCTGATCGCGCGGGGCGAAGGGCTAGGGGCGAGGGGCGAGTAA
- the tsf gene encoding translation elongation factor Ts, which yields MPEITAAAVKALRERTGLPMMDCKRALEETGGDPTAAEEHLRKQGRKTQETRLGRETSTGRIAVYADVEKGVGAMVELMCESAPVANNAEFRQLASDLAKQLATGPGAATGDELLAQPSPSKPGQTLAVQKDDLFNRMREVLKVGRIVRIDAPAGAYAHHDGTLGALVEVSGGNNDVAKEVAMHVTAQKPLVVSKEDLDPADIDREREILSVAARGEGKPENIIAKMVEGRLRNFYSERVLLEQPFVKDDKQTVGQMAKKAGMTIKRFVRWELGK from the coding sequence ATGCCAGAAATTACTGCCGCGGCCGTGAAGGCGCTGCGTGAGCGAACCGGCCTGCCGATGATGGATTGCAAAAGAGCCCTCGAAGAGACGGGCGGCGACCCAACTGCCGCCGAAGAGCACCTCCGCAAGCAGGGGCGCAAGACGCAAGAAACCCGTCTCGGCCGCGAAACTTCGACCGGCCGCATCGCCGTCTATGCCGATGTCGAAAAGGGGGTCGGCGCCATGGTCGAATTGATGTGCGAAAGCGCTCCCGTCGCGAACAACGCCGAATTCCGCCAACTGGCCTCCGATCTGGCCAAGCAATTGGCGACCGGTCCCGGCGCGGCCACGGGCGACGAACTGCTTGCTCAGCCTTCGCCATCGAAGCCGGGCCAAACCCTCGCCGTGCAGAAAGACGACCTGTTCAACCGGATGCGCGAAGTGTTGAAAGTCGGACGGATCGTCCGCATCGACGCCCCGGCCGGCGCTTACGCCCATCACGACGGCACGCTTGGCGCGCTGGTGGAAGTGAGCGGTGGCAACAACGATGTGGCCAAAGAAGTCGCCATGCATGTGACGGCCCAAAAGCCGCTAGTCGTATCGAAGGAAGATCTCGATCCGGCCGACATCGACCGGGAACGGGAAATTCTTTCCGTTGCCGCACGCGGCGAAGGCAAGCCCGAAAACATCATCGCCAAGATGGTCGAGGGTCGGTTGCGGAATTTCTACAGCGAACGCGTGCTGCTCGAGCAGCCGTTCGTGAAGGACGACAAGCAAACGGTCGGCCAGATGGCGAAGAAGGCCGGCATGACCATCAAGCGATTCGTGCGCTGGGAGTTGGGCAAGTAG
- the frr gene encoding ribosome recycling factor, whose amino-acid sequence MSSDEILLDSEERMEKAVDVFKHALAGIRTGRANPGLVDSLRVEAYGASTPMKSIAQVGAPEPTQIVIRPFDPSTIKDIEKAIRSSDLGFNPQNDGRVIRINVPALSTDVRRKLSARIKDLGEEAKVAIRNVRRDGNKAAEQAEKDKDLTEDDRDALKDEIQELTKKYEAKVSDLAKAKETEVLEQ is encoded by the coding sequence ATGTCTTCCGACGAAATTCTGCTGGATTCCGAAGAGCGGATGGAAAAGGCCGTCGATGTGTTCAAGCACGCGCTGGCCGGCATCCGCACCGGCCGGGCCAATCCCGGCTTAGTCGATTCGCTGCGCGTCGAGGCCTACGGCGCTTCGACGCCGATGAAGTCGATCGCCCAGGTCGGCGCTCCGGAGCCGACGCAGATCGTCATCCGTCCGTTCGATCCTTCGACGATCAAGGACATTGAAAAAGCCATTCGTTCGAGTGATTTGGGATTCAATCCGCAGAACGACGGTCGCGTGATCCGCATCAACGTGCCGGCGCTTTCGACCGATGTGCGGCGCAAGCTGTCGGCCCGGATCAAGGACTTGGGCGAAGAAGCGAAGGTGGCCATTCGCAATGTCCGCCGCGACGGCAACAAAGCGGCCGAGCAAGCCGAAAAAGACAAGGACCTGACCGAAGACGACCGCGACGCCTTGAAGGACGAAATTCAAGAGCTCACCAAGAAATACGAAGCCAAGGTGAGCGATCTGGCGAAAGCGAAGGAAACGGAAGTGCTCGAGCAATAG
- the ppdK gene encoding pyruvate, phosphate dikinase encodes MCYYFGATRTDGRGDQKQLLGGKGANLAEMTSIGLPVPPGFTITTACCDLYYKQGRKLPAGLMDEVRKNIAVLEKETGKKFGDRQNPLLVSVRSGAAMSMPGMMNTILNLGLNDESVAGLANATGNERFAYDSYRRLVNMFGDVVVNVDHEHFEEAFDKVKLKHKAKEDTDVPLEGMIELCKAYQQVYRHHHGHAFPQDPLEQLELAIEAVFKSWMQARAVTYRQVEGITGLLGTAVTVQSMVFGNMGDDSGTGVAFTRNPATGENKFYGEFLINAQGEDVVAGIRTPLPVDQMPKWNKKAFQQLLEIKKTLEDHFRDVQDIEFTIERGKLYMLQTRNGKRTGAAAVRIACDMVKEKRIDEETAVRRIPAGDLTQLLLPSFDPAKKKTAETLTVGLPASPGAAVGALAFTAQEAVQRTLAGERVLLVRKETNPEDIEGMHSAAGILTSTGGMTSHAAVVARGWGRCCVAGAGAMHIDEKARKVTIGNRTLTHKDILSIDGSTGEVMLGQVATQEPKLSGDFNTVMKWADKYRTLRIRTNADTPADAARAREFGAEGIGLCRTEHMFFEGERIQAVREMILAENKADRVTAIAKLLPYQREDFEGIFKAMKGLPVTIRLLDPPLHEFLPQDDKNQKEMAQRLGVSPAKVKQRVSQLHEANPMLGHRGCRLAITYPEILEMQVTAIVEAAINCKNRKIDAQPEIMIPLVCAAKELAVLVDLTNATIEKVKKDKKFSGKLDITVGTMIEIPRAALTADDVAKHADFFSFGTNDLTQLTFGFSRDDVNTFLPDYLKQEILPRDPFQTLDVTGVGQLVEMAVMKGRSTKADLKCGICGEHGGDPASVVFCHKAGLNYVSCSPFRVPIARLAAAQAALNSK; translated from the coding sequence ATGTGCTACTACTTCGGCGCCACGCGAACCGATGGCCGCGGCGATCAGAAGCAACTCCTCGGCGGCAAAGGCGCCAATCTGGCCGAGATGACCAGCATCGGCCTGCCGGTGCCACCCGGATTCACGATCACCACCGCCTGTTGCGATCTGTACTACAAGCAGGGCCGTAAGCTGCCCGCCGGATTGATGGACGAGGTGCGCAAGAATATTGCCGTGCTGGAAAAGGAAACGGGCAAGAAATTCGGCGATCGCCAGAATCCGCTCTTGGTGTCGGTGCGATCGGGCGCAGCGATGTCGATGCCTGGCATGATGAACACGATTCTCAACCTCGGGCTGAACGACGAATCGGTCGCCGGCTTGGCGAATGCGACCGGCAACGAGCGCTTCGCCTACGACTCGTATCGCCGCTTGGTGAATATGTTCGGCGATGTGGTGGTCAATGTCGATCACGAGCATTTCGAAGAAGCGTTCGATAAGGTCAAGTTGAAACACAAGGCCAAGGAAGACACCGATGTGCCGCTGGAAGGCATGATCGAGCTTTGCAAGGCCTATCAACAGGTGTATCGCCATCATCATGGCCACGCCTTCCCGCAGGATCCATTGGAACAACTCGAACTGGCGATCGAAGCCGTGTTCAAGAGCTGGATGCAAGCTCGGGCCGTGACGTATCGGCAGGTCGAAGGAATCACGGGCCTGCTGGGCACGGCGGTCACCGTGCAATCGATGGTCTTCGGCAACATGGGTGACGACTCGGGCACGGGCGTCGCGTTCACGCGCAATCCGGCCACGGGCGAAAATAAGTTCTACGGCGAATTTTTGATCAATGCCCAGGGTGAAGACGTCGTGGCCGGCATCCGCACTCCGCTGCCGGTCGATCAGATGCCGAAGTGGAACAAGAAGGCGTTTCAGCAGCTTTTGGAGATCAAGAAAACGCTCGAAGACCATTTTCGCGACGTGCAGGATATCGAGTTCACGATCGAGCGTGGCAAGCTTTATATGCTGCAGACTCGCAATGGCAAACGGACCGGCGCGGCCGCCGTGCGGATTGCGTGCGACATGGTCAAGGAAAAGCGGATCGACGAAGAGACGGCCGTCCGTCGCATCCCGGCCGGCGATCTGACGCAATTGCTCCTGCCCAGCTTCGATCCGGCCAAGAAGAAAACGGCCGAAACGCTGACGGTCGGCCTGCCCGCATCGCCGGGCGCCGCGGTCGGGGCGCTGGCGTTCACGGCGCAAGAAGCCGTTCAGCGAACGCTTGCCGGCGAGCGTGTGTTGCTCGTGCGCAAGGAAACGAATCCGGAAGACATCGAAGGAATGCATTCGGCGGCCGGCATTCTTACCAGCACCGGCGGCATGACCAGCCATGCGGCGGTGGTCGCCCGCGGCTGGGGCCGTTGTTGCGTCGCCGGAGCGGGGGCCATGCATATCGATGAAAAGGCGCGCAAGGTGACGATTGGCAACCGCACGCTCACGCACAAAGACATTTTGTCGATCGACGGCTCGACCGGCGAGGTGATGCTCGGCCAGGTGGCCACGCAGGAGCCAAAGCTCTCCGGCGATTTCAACACGGTGATGAAGTGGGCCGACAAATATCGCACGCTGCGGATTCGCACGAATGCCGACACGCCGGCCGACGCCGCCAGGGCCCGCGAATTCGGGGCCGAGGGAATCGGCCTTTGCCGCACGGAGCATATGTTCTTCGAAGGCGAGCGGATTCAAGCGGTCCGCGAGATGATCCTCGCCGAGAACAAAGCCGATCGCGTGACGGCGATCGCCAAGCTGCTGCCGTATCAGCGCGAAGACTTCGAGGGAATTTTCAAGGCGATGAAGGGCCTACCGGTGACGATCCGGTTGCTCGATCCGCCGCTGCACGAATTCCTGCCGCAAGACGACAAGAATCAGAAGGAAATGGCGCAGCGCTTGGGCGTCAGCCCGGCCAAGGTCAAGCAGCGCGTGTCGCAGTTGCACGAAGCAAACCCGATGCTCGGCCATCGCGGTTGCCGTTTGGCGATCACGTATCCCGAGATTCTGGAAATGCAGGTGACCGCGATCGTCGAAGCGGCGATCAACTGCAAGAACCGCAAGATCGACGCTCAGCCGGAGATCATGATCCCGTTGGTTTGTGCGGCGAAGGAACTGGCCGTGCTGGTGGATCTAACCAATGCGACGATCGAAAAGGTGAAGAAGGACAAGAAGTTCAGCGGCAAGCTCGATATCACCGTGGGCACGATGATCGAGATTCCGCGAGCGGCCCTGACGGCCGACGACGTCGCGAAGCATGCGGATTTCTTCAGCTTCGGTACGAATGATCTGACGCAGCTCACATTCGGCTTCAGCCGCGACGACGTGAACACGTTCCTGCCCGATTATCTGAAGCAGGAGATTTTGCCGCGCGATCCGTTCCAAACGCTCGATGTGACGGGCGTCGGCCAGTTGGTCGAAATGGCGGTAATGAAGGGGCGGTCAACCAAGGCGGATTTGAAATGCGGCATTTGCGGCGAGCACGGCGGCGACCCGGCGTCGGTGGTGTTCTGCCATAAGGCCGGGCTGAACTATGTCAGCTGTTCGCCGTTCCGCGTGCCGATCGCCCGGCTCGCGGCCGCCCAAGCGGCGCTGAATTCGAAATAG
- a CDS encoding Tex-like N-terminal domain-containing protein: protein MGLTITVDLGSVAHSVALPLVQVESVVRLLDAGNTVPFITRYRKDQTGGLDEEQIRQIEDRVGRLRMLAERKQTILRSIEGQGKLTPELAAAINSADSTKRLEDLYLPYKPKKQSLATLARQRQLEPLAKELLSADPAAADLDARARDFINADRQVLTSGDALLGVGHILAEDFSERVELRDRLRKILKRTGKLVCTKTEIADKQGKEFLDYFEFQEQLSKIPPHRILAINRGEKAKMLRVRIDAEADEMARVAEELFVRPEHPHADFLRGCVRDALARLVVPSLEREIRREMTEFAETHAVEVFAKNLRNLLLQPPVRNRRALAVDPGFKSGCKLAVLDEFGSLLDHSVVHLIGKAERKAEARAKLVELIKQHNVSVVALGNGTACRETEQVLAEMMGEELKDSHVAYVIVNEAGASVYSTSPLGREELPSYDATLRGAISIGRRMQDPLSELVKIDPANIGVGLYQHDVKAKHLRTSLDAVVESCVNYVGVDLNTASPALLRYVSGLNQLTARRLYDHRTANGPFKSREQLKEVSGFGEATFVQAAGFLKIGDGENPLDGTWIHPESYDVARRVLDRLGHSPAELTGKEAAGELAQKTAELNLDQLAGELQVGRLTLGDVVAQLSRPGRDPREDLPPPIFKTGILKLEDLAPGMELYGSVLNVVDFGAFVDIGLRDSGLVHVSQLANRYIRDPHEVAAVGDIVKVWVLEVDKTRRRVSLTMIPPGSKRHEPSGRSHGGRSHGGRSHGERSNGQRDGGQPTGGAQAGGQPSGGEPARGGGRQRRGSRPPRPGTPATQPAATADASPAGAASADGASTDAAVPAIAASGEKSSTSSNAERSAAPPRPPYGKKPYGQSHGKPSRGGDHSRPAYRPPPKPKPMIPITEAMKKGKEPLRTFGDLKQFFEIKATEPTEKPAAEEPKSGS, encoded by the coding sequence ATGGGTCTGACCATTACTGTCGATCTTGGCTCCGTTGCCCACAGCGTCGCCTTGCCATTGGTGCAGGTCGAAAGCGTCGTTCGCCTGCTGGACGCCGGCAACACCGTCCCTTTCATCACCCGCTACCGCAAGGACCAGACCGGCGGGCTGGATGAGGAGCAGATCCGGCAGATTGAGGATCGCGTCGGCCGGCTGCGAATGCTGGCCGAGCGGAAGCAGACGATCTTGCGCTCGATCGAAGGCCAAGGAAAGTTGACGCCCGAACTGGCGGCCGCGATCAATAGCGCGGATAGCACGAAGCGGTTGGAAGACTTGTATTTGCCCTACAAGCCGAAGAAGCAGTCGCTGGCCACCTTGGCCCGCCAACGCCAATTGGAGCCCTTGGCGAAAGAGCTCTTGTCGGCCGACCCCGCCGCCGCCGATCTCGATGCCCGAGCGCGCGATTTCATCAACGCCGATCGGCAAGTGCTGACCTCGGGGGATGCGCTGTTGGGCGTCGGCCATATTCTGGCGGAAGATTTCAGCGAGCGCGTCGAGCTTCGCGATCGGCTGCGGAAAATTCTCAAGCGCACCGGCAAGCTGGTCTGCACGAAGACGGAAATTGCCGACAAGCAAGGGAAGGAATTTCTCGACTATTTCGAGTTCCAGGAACAATTGAGCAAGATTCCGCCGCATCGCATTCTGGCGATCAACCGCGGCGAAAAGGCGAAGATGTTGCGCGTGCGGATCGATGCCGAAGCCGACGAGATGGCGCGCGTGGCCGAGGAGCTGTTCGTGCGGCCGGAGCATCCGCATGCCGATTTCTTGCGGGGCTGCGTGCGCGACGCGCTCGCTCGCCTGGTGGTGCCGAGCTTGGAGCGCGAGATTCGCCGCGAGATGACCGAGTTTGCCGAGACGCATGCCGTCGAGGTGTTCGCCAAGAATTTGCGAAACTTGTTGCTCCAGCCGCCGGTGCGAAATCGCCGGGCGCTGGCGGTCGATCCCGGTTTCAAGAGCGGCTGCAAGCTGGCCGTGCTCGACGAATTCGGCAGTTTGCTCGATCACAGCGTCGTGCACCTGATCGGCAAGGCGGAGCGCAAAGCGGAGGCCCGGGCGAAGCTCGTCGAGTTGATCAAGCAGCACAATGTCTCGGTCGTGGCGCTTGGCAACGGCACGGCCTGCCGTGAGACGGAGCAGGTGTTGGCCGAGATGATGGGCGAAGAATTGAAAGACAGCCACGTGGCCTATGTGATCGTCAACGAGGCCGGCGCGAGCGTTTATTCGACAAGCCCGCTGGGGCGCGAAGAATTGCCCAGCTACGATGCAACGCTCCGCGGTGCGATATCGATCGGCCGGCGGATGCAAGATCCGCTGAGCGAGCTGGTCAAGATTGACCCTGCCAATATCGGCGTCGGGCTGTATCAACACGATGTCAAGGCGAAGCATCTGCGGACGTCGCTCGATGCGGTGGTCGAGTCGTGCGTGAATTATGTCGGGGTCGATTTGAACACCGCCAGTCCGGCGCTTCTGCGATACGTGTCCGGATTGAATCAGTTGACGGCCCGGCGATTGTACGATCATCGGACAGCCAACGGCCCGTTTAAGAGCCGCGAGCAATTGAAAGAGGTGTCGGGATTCGGGGAAGCGACATTCGTTCAAGCGGCCGGGTTTTTGAAAATCGGCGACGGCGAAAATCCGCTCGACGGCACGTGGATTCATCCGGAAAGCTACGATGTCGCGCGGCGCGTGTTGGATCGGCTCGGCCATTCGCCGGCCGAATTGACGGGCAAGGAAGCGGCCGGCGAGTTGGCGCAGAAAACTGCCGAATTGAATCTGGATCAGCTGGCCGGCGAATTGCAGGTGGGCCGGCTGACCTTGGGCGATGTCGTCGCGCAGCTCAGCCGACCGGGCCGCGATCCGCGCGAAGATCTTCCTCCGCCGATTTTCAAGACCGGTATCTTGAAGTTGGAAGATCTTGCGCCCGGCATGGAGCTATACGGCTCCGTGCTGAACGTGGTCGATTTCGGCGCCTTCGTTGACATCGGCTTGCGCGATAGCGGGCTGGTTCACGTCAGCCAATTGGCAAATCGCTACATTCGCGATCCGCACGAAGTGGCGGCGGTGGGCGACATCGTGAAAGTCTGGGTTTTGGAAGTTGATAAAACGCGGCGCCGAGTATCGCTGACGATGATTCCGCCGGGCTCGAAACGGCACGAACCATCAGGCCGATCGCACGGCGGCCGATCGCACGGTGGCCGATCGCACGGCGAGCGGTCGAACGGGCAGCGCGACGGAGGCCAGCCGACGGGCGGAGCGCAGGCGGGTGGCCAACCGTCCGGTGGAGAGCCGGCTCGTGGTGGCGGGCGGCAGCGTCGAGGTTCGCGTCCACCGCGGCCCGGGACACCGGCGACGCAACCTGCCGCGACCGCGGATGCGTCGCCCGCCGGCGCGGCTTCAGCCGACGGCGCTTCGACGGACGCCGCGGTTCCGGCGATCGCCGCGAGCGGCGAAAAATCTTCGACGAGTTCCAACGCCGAACGGTCGGCCGCCCCGCCGCGCCCGCCGTATGGCAAAAAACCGTATGGCCAGTCCCATGGAAAGCCGTCGCGCGGCGGTGATCATTCCCGGCCGGCATATCGACCGCCGCCAAAGCCGAAGCCGATGATCCCGATCACGGAGGCGATGAAAAAGGGCAAAGAACCGCTGCGCACGTTCGGCGACTTGAAGCAGTTCTTCGAGATCAAGGCTACCGAGCCGACCGAGAAGCCGGCAGCCGAGGAACCGAAATCCGGTTCGTAG